The following are from one region of the Salvia splendens isolate huo1 chromosome 2, SspV2, whole genome shotgun sequence genome:
- the LOC121771951 gene encoding lysine histidine transporter-like 5 isoform X2, translating to MAEPNPRPNTEAELNSWLPITASRKAKWWYSAFHCVTAMVGAGVLGLPLVLARLGWIPGILAILVAWLVTWYTVWLLIQLHESETGKRFDRFTELGQHAFGEYLGFWLVMPQQLIVQVGSNIVYMVTGGKSLQKCLALITPKADLRNTYYILIFAAVQLVLSQSPNFNSLKIVSLLAAVMSISYSFIATGASLWKGFTGHHVVNYGFRSTTTINIIFDIFSSLGVLSFAFAGHSVALEIQATIPSTHTKPSKNPMTKGVTVAYLIVALCYFPVAISGYWAFGNEVEDDVLLSLEHPKWLISAANFMVFIHVIGSYQVFGMPIFDKIESALVTKWHFNPGRPLRLVARSAYVVFTAFMALILPFFGGLLGFFGGLAFSSTSYITSLLIGFTIMTVAPIGGAHEIIVSWKSYKLFQ from the exons ATG GCTGAACCGAATCCGAGGCCAAATACGGAGGCGGAGTTGAATAGTTGGTTGCCTATAACCGCGTCCCGTAAAGCGAAATGGTGGTATTCTGCTTTTCATTGCGTCACTGCTATGGTTGGCGCTGGCGTGCTCGGTTTGCCACTAGTCTTGGCTCGGCTCGGCTG GATACCTGGAATCCTGGCTATACTTGTTGCATGGTTAGTAACATGGTACACAGTTTGGCTATTGATTCAACTCCACGAATCAGAGACGGGTAAACGTTTCGATCGGTTCACCGAGCTCGGGCAACATGCCTTTGGAGAATACCTAGGATTCTGGCTGGTAATGCCGCAACAATTGATAGTCCAAGTTGGATCCAACATCGTATACATGGTCACCGGAGGGAAATCGCTCCAAAAATGCTTAGCTCTCATCACGCCAAAAGCTGATTTGCGAAACACTTATTACATCTTGATATTTGCTGCCGTTCAATTGGTACTTTCTCAATCTCCCAACTTCAATTCCTTGAAGATCGTCTCTCTTCTCGCGGCCGTCATGTCGATAAG CTACTCTTTCATAGCCACGGGTGCATCTCTATGGAAAGGCTTCACGGGGCACCACGTAGTTAACTATGGTTTTCGATCGACGACGACAATCAACATCATTTTTGACATCTTCAGTAGCTTAGGAGTGCTATCATTCGCCTTTGCTGGTCACAGTGTGGCATTGGAAATTCAGGCGACAATCCCTTCAACACACACAAAGCCGTCGAAAAATCCAATGACTAAGGGTGTCACCGTGGCTTATCTTATCGTGGCGTTGTGCTATTTTCCCGTCGCAATATCAGGGTATTGGGCATTCGGAAATGAAGTCGAGGATGATGTACTTCTTTCTTTGGAACACCCGAAATGGCTCATTAGTGCTGCTAATTTCATGGTGTTCATTCATGTTATTGGAAGCTATCAG gtATTCGGTATGCCTATTTTTGACAAAATTGAATCTGCGTTAGTCACAAAGTGGCATTTCAACCCGGGAAGACCTCTTCGCCTCGTCGCACGCAGTGCATATGTTG TGTTCACCGCATTTATGGCACTGATCCTTCCATTCTTTGGAGGATTATTGGGATTTTTTGGAGGGCTAGCATTTTCAAGCACATCTTATATT aCTTCACTGCTAATTGGATTTACTATCATGACGGTGGCACCAATTGGAGGAGCTCACGAGATCATCGTTTCATGGAAGAGTTACAAACTTTTCCAATAA
- the LOC121771951 gene encoding lysine histidine transporter-like 5 isoform X1 has protein sequence MAEPNPRPNTEAELNSWLPITASRKAKWWYSAFHCVTAMVGAGVLGLPLVLARLGWIPGILAILVAWLVTWYTVWLLIQLHESETGKRFDRFTELGQHAFGEYLGFWLVMPQQLIVQVGSNIVYMVTGGKSLQKCLALITPKADLRNTYYILIFAAVQLVLSQSPNFNSLKIVSLLAAVMSISYSFIATGASLWKGFTGHHVVNYGFRSTTTINIIFDIFSSLGVLSFAFAGHSVALEIQATIPSTHTKPSKNPMTKGVTVAYLIVALCYFPVAISGYWAFGNEVEDDVLLSLEHPKWLISAANFMVFIHVIGSYQVFGMPIFDKIESALVTKWHFNPGRPLRLVARSAYVVFTAFMALILPFFGGLLGFFGGLAFSSTSYIIPCAVWLKTQKPKAWSIHWILCWTSLLIGFTIMTVAPIGGAHEIIVSWKSYKLFQ, from the exons ATG GCTGAACCGAATCCGAGGCCAAATACGGAGGCGGAGTTGAATAGTTGGTTGCCTATAACCGCGTCCCGTAAAGCGAAATGGTGGTATTCTGCTTTTCATTGCGTCACTGCTATGGTTGGCGCTGGCGTGCTCGGTTTGCCACTAGTCTTGGCTCGGCTCGGCTG GATACCTGGAATCCTGGCTATACTTGTTGCATGGTTAGTAACATGGTACACAGTTTGGCTATTGATTCAACTCCACGAATCAGAGACGGGTAAACGTTTCGATCGGTTCACCGAGCTCGGGCAACATGCCTTTGGAGAATACCTAGGATTCTGGCTGGTAATGCCGCAACAATTGATAGTCCAAGTTGGATCCAACATCGTATACATGGTCACCGGAGGGAAATCGCTCCAAAAATGCTTAGCTCTCATCACGCCAAAAGCTGATTTGCGAAACACTTATTACATCTTGATATTTGCTGCCGTTCAATTGGTACTTTCTCAATCTCCCAACTTCAATTCCTTGAAGATCGTCTCTCTTCTCGCGGCCGTCATGTCGATAAG CTACTCTTTCATAGCCACGGGTGCATCTCTATGGAAAGGCTTCACGGGGCACCACGTAGTTAACTATGGTTTTCGATCGACGACGACAATCAACATCATTTTTGACATCTTCAGTAGCTTAGGAGTGCTATCATTCGCCTTTGCTGGTCACAGTGTGGCATTGGAAATTCAGGCGACAATCCCTTCAACACACACAAAGCCGTCGAAAAATCCAATGACTAAGGGTGTCACCGTGGCTTATCTTATCGTGGCGTTGTGCTATTTTCCCGTCGCAATATCAGGGTATTGGGCATTCGGAAATGAAGTCGAGGATGATGTACTTCTTTCTTTGGAACACCCGAAATGGCTCATTAGTGCTGCTAATTTCATGGTGTTCATTCATGTTATTGGAAGCTATCAG gtATTCGGTATGCCTATTTTTGACAAAATTGAATCTGCGTTAGTCACAAAGTGGCATTTCAACCCGGGAAGACCTCTTCGCCTCGTCGCACGCAGTGCATATGTTG TGTTCACCGCATTTATGGCACTGATCCTTCCATTCTTTGGAGGATTATTGGGATTTTTTGGAGGGCTAGCATTTTCAAGCACATCTTATATT ATTCCTTGTGCTGTTTGGCTTAAAACCCAAAAACCTAAAGCATGGAGCATCCACTGGATTTTATGTTGG aCTTCACTGCTAATTGGATTTACTATCATGACGGTGGCACCAATTGGAGGAGCTCACGAGATCATCGTTTCATGGAAGAGTTACAAACTTTTCCAATAA